Genomic window (Chloroflexota bacterium):
AGAAGCAATTGCATGATCCGGATGACTCGCCAGGCCCGGATACCATACACGGCGTACCCTGGCATGATTCTCCAGGAATTGGGCCACGGCCAGGCCATTGTCGTTTTGCCGCTCCACCCGCAGCCCCAGGGTCTTCAGGCCGCGCCCTACCAGAAAAGCGGCTTGAGGATCGGCGATGCTGCCCAGCACTCCTTGCATCTGGCGCAACGGCACCGTCAGACCGCCATTGCCAATTACCACGCCGGCCAACACATCGTTGTGGCCTGCCAGGTATTTCGTGACACTGTGGATCACCAGATCGACTCCCCACGCCAGCGGCCGCAGGTTGAAAGGTGTCGCGAAGGTACTGTCAATCACTGTGCGAATCTTGTGCCTGCGTCCGATCCCGGCAAGGCGCTGCATATCCAGACATCGCATGAAAGGATTGGTGGGCGACTCGGAGAAGATCATGCGCGTCTCAGGGCGAATGGCCGCCTCGACGGCATCCAGATCCCCGGCCGGCACGACGGTGAAGTCGACGCCGAAGCGACTCAGGAACGTATTCGCGAAGTCACGAGTGCGACGATAACAGTCAGCGGTCATGATCAGATGGCTGCCGCTGTTCAGGAATACAAACAGCGTCCCGGTGATTGCCGCCATGCCACTGGGCGAAAGTACAGCATCTTCCCCACCTTCCAGAGCCGCAAGTCGAGCCTCTACCGCACGCACAGTAGGATTGCCGTAGCGGCCATACTCGACCCGCTTTGGCTCATCCCAAAACAGCCGCTCTTCCATATAGGTCACCAGATCGGCGGTGTCTTCAAAGGTGTAGGTCGAGGTCTGGAAAACAGGCACCGTAAGGCTGCTATGAGCCTTACGGCGGACTTCGCCGCTATGGACCGACTGCGTCGAAGGTCCCGGTCTGTTGACACTGTCGTTTCCAACGCACATATTGCAAAACCTCCTGGAACTGGCGCAAGCCATTATCCAGGAGGTTGGGGAAGCTTCGCTTGAGAAAAGACCTCTTCACCCGGGTGAAGAGGTCGATAACCACAACGTCGCGTCCTCTTATCTTCCAGCCGTATCGCTGACGGAATTAGCACCTTGGTCC
Coding sequences:
- a CDS encoding aminotransferase class I/II-fold pyridoxal phosphate-dependent enzyme yields the protein MCVGNDSVNRPGPSTQSVHSGEVRRKAHSSLTVPVFQTSTYTFEDTADLVTYMEERLFWDEPKRVEYGRYGNPTVRAVEARLAALEGGEDAVLSPSGMAAITGTLFVFLNSGSHLIMTADCYRRTRDFANTFLSRFGVDFTVVPAGDLDAVEAAIRPETRMIFSESPTNPFMRCLDMQRLAGIGRRHKIRTVIDSTFATPFNLRPLAWGVDLVIHSVTKYLAGHNDVLAGVVIGNGGLTVPLRQMQGVLGSIADPQAAFLVGRGLKTLGLRVERQNDNGLAVAQFLENHARVRRVWYPGLASHPDHAIASAQMEGFGGVVSFELAGDQETASRFVDALQIPYISPSLGGVESLVNQVRLISYFDVDPEQLEEIGIRPELVRLACGIEDAEDLIADLAQALKKV